In Spodoptera frugiperda isolate SF20-4 chromosome 1, AGI-APGP_CSIRO_Sfru_2.0, whole genome shotgun sequence, the following are encoded in one genomic region:
- the LOC118273152 gene encoding plasmanylethanolamine desaturase isoform X2 codes for MALPLPIPPCAKRDGLSGLSCEHFDYASTMATTLLAPVKTERQILEHSMSEDDPNANTQLPSLVDRQPRWGPRHRGAQELAELYSPGVVHWAADTWGAVDLPIIGKNFLRPFREHHIDPTSITRHDFIETNGDNFAITIPVLARIVWQLLTYDDENINAQFHWIAYWYLCCIFVAMTNQIHKWSHTYFGLPMWVVWLQEWHIVLPRRHHRIHHVAPHETYFCITTGWLNWPLEMLHFWSTLEIIIEAVTGCKPRADDMKWAQKRS; via the exons ATGGCGTTGCCGTTACCCATACCTCCGTGTGCTAAAAGGGATGGTCTTAGTGGCTTAAGTTGTGAACATTTCGATTATGCTAGCACTATGGCTACAACTTTGCTGGCGCCAGTTAAGACTGAAAGACAAATTCTTGAGCATTCTATGTCTGAAGATGACCCTAATGCTAATACGCAGCTACCAAGTTTGGTGGATAGACAGCCCCGCTGGGGTCCCCGGCACCGTGGAGCTCAGGAGTTAGCTGAACTATATAGTCCAG GCGTAGTGCATTGGGCTGCCGACACTTGGGGAGCAGTTGATCTACCTATTATAGGCAAA AATTTCTTACGCCCTTTTCGTGAACATCACATCGATCCTACATCAATAACTCGTCATGATTTTATCGAGACCAACGGTGATAATTTCGCTATTACTATACCGGTCTTAGCAAGAATTGTATGGCAACTTCTCACGTATGACGATGAAAATATTAATGCCCAATTTCACTGGATTGCATATTGGTACTTATGCTGTATCTTTGTTGCCATGACCAATCag ATACATAAATGGTCACATACATATTTCGGACTGCCAATGTGGGTAGTTTGGTTACAAGAATGGCACATAGTATTGCCCCGTCGTCATCATCGCATACATCACGTAGCGCCGCACGAGACTTACTTTTGCATTACCACGGGCTGGCTTAATTGGCCTTTAGAAATGCTCCATTTCTGGTCTACACTAGAGATTATAATCGAAGCAGTCACTGGTTGCAAACCCCGAGCTGACGATATGAAATGGGCACAGAAGAGGTCCTAG
- the LOC118273152 gene encoding plasmanylethanolamine desaturase isoform X1, whose translation MALPLPIPPCAKRDGLSGLSCEHFDYASTMATTLLAPVKTERQILEHSMSEDDPNANTQLPSLVDRQPRWGPRHRGAQELAELYSPGKRLQEWVCVVVCCTLCVCAGVLMARHIQADASLLLAAISGVLTADFASGVVHWAADTWGAVDLPIIGKNFLRPFREHHIDPTSITRHDFIETNGDNFAITIPVLARIVWQLLTYDDENINAQFHWIAYWYLCCIFVAMTNQIHKWSHTYFGLPMWVVWLQEWHIVLPRRHHRIHHVAPHETYFCITTGWLNWPLEMLHFWSTLEIIIEAVTGCKPRADDMKWAQKRS comes from the exons ATGGCGTTGCCGTTACCCATACCTCCGTGTGCTAAAAGGGATGGTCTTAGTGGCTTAAGTTGTGAACATTTCGATTATGCTAGCACTATGGCTACAACTTTGCTGGCGCCAGTTAAGACTGAAAGACAAATTCTTGAGCATTCTATGTCTGAAGATGACCCTAATGCTAATACGCAGCTACCAAGTTTGGTGGATAGACAGCCCCGCTGGGGTCCCCGGCACCGTGGAGCTCAGGAGTTAGCTGAACTATATAGTCCAG gCAAAAGACTACAAGAATGGGTCTGTGTGGTGGTTTGTTGCACGTTGTGTGTCTGTGCTGGTGTTCTCATGGCCAGACATATACAAGCGGATGCCTCATTATTATTAGCAGCAATTTCTGGTGTTCTAACAGCAGATTTTGCTTCAGGCGTAGTGCATTGGGCTGCCGACACTTGGGGAGCAGTTGATCTACCTATTATAGGCAAA AATTTCTTACGCCCTTTTCGTGAACATCACATCGATCCTACATCAATAACTCGTCATGATTTTATCGAGACCAACGGTGATAATTTCGCTATTACTATACCGGTCTTAGCAAGAATTGTATGGCAACTTCTCACGTATGACGATGAAAATATTAATGCCCAATTTCACTGGATTGCATATTGGTACTTATGCTGTATCTTTGTTGCCATGACCAATCag ATACATAAATGGTCACATACATATTTCGGACTGCCAATGTGGGTAGTTTGGTTACAAGAATGGCACATAGTATTGCCCCGTCGTCATCATCGCATACATCACGTAGCGCCGCACGAGACTTACTTTTGCATTACCACGGGCTGGCTTAATTGGCCTTTAGAAATGCTCCATTTCTGGTCTACACTAGAGATTATAATCGAAGCAGTCACTGGTTGCAAACCCCGAGCTGACGATATGAAATGGGCACAGAAGAGGTCCTAG